In Argiope bruennichi chromosome X1, qqArgBrue1.1, whole genome shotgun sequence, a single window of DNA contains:
- the LOC129959139 gene encoding uncharacterized protein LOC129959139 isoform X1: MNFYITLIIVASVLVARGALVTSGPVSEVDCNTMIGNRKVQLRELYRILMSNGGIPGFHEMVRKAQRIPSLRLRFGKRDLAPWMEPRPAYEVEKDHYTD, from the exons ATGAATTTTTATATCACGCTCATTATTGTTGCATCAGTCCTTGTTGCAAGAGGAGCTCTGGTAACATCAGGACCTGTGTCAGAAGTTGACTGCAATACAATGATAGGTAATAGAaaag TACAACTTCGAGAACTGTACAGAATTTTGATGTCTAACGGTGGTATCCCAGGATTCCACGAGATGGTCCGCAAAGCTCAACGCATACCATCTTTGCGTCTGCGATTCGGTAAACGCGACTTGGCACCATGGATGGAACCTCGACCTGCCTATGAAGTTGAAAAAGATCACTACACTGACTAA
- the LOC129959139 gene encoding uncharacterized protein LOC129959139 isoform X2 encodes MNFYITLIIVASVLVARGALVTSGPVSEVDCNTMIVQLRELYRILMSNGGIPGFHEMVRKAQRIPSLRLRFGKRDLAPWMEPRPAYEVEKDHYTD; translated from the exons ATGAATTTTTATATCACGCTCATTATTGTTGCATCAGTCCTTGTTGCAAGAGGAGCTCTGGTAACATCAGGACCTGTGTCAGAAGTTGACTGCAATACAATGATAG TACAACTTCGAGAACTGTACAGAATTTTGATGTCTAACGGTGGTATCCCAGGATTCCACGAGATGGTCCGCAAAGCTCAACGCATACCATCTTTGCGTCTGCGATTCGGTAAACGCGACTTGGCACCATGGATGGAACCTCGACCTGCCTATGAAGTTGAAAAAGATCACTACACTGACTAA